The proteins below are encoded in one region of Rubripirellula reticaptiva:
- a CDS encoding DUF1501 domain-containing protein, producing the protein MSKTNRIALATPTRREAIFGLGAGLGSVALSSILQGAAPIGVHHPAKAKRCIFLMMEGGPSHIDTFDPKPELTKQHLRAFTRNGDMESAMSSGNRYFVKSPFKFVKAGESGADICTEWKYLQSRVDDICFFRGGQVDSVNHPTACYQLNTGNQFGGDPAVGAWVTYGMGTSNENLPGFVVLPRSSYPQGGAGNWSNGFLPAGFQGTPLRPEGSPILNLNPPPGTTALQQRKNLDLLAQLNQQHLAAHPGRSDLEARLSSYELAYRMQTEVPGVLDLEGETQSTLDAYGIGGTKTDAFGRKCLMARRLVEKGVRFVQAYAGNWDSHDYIQKAHGSLIESVDKPIAALLGDLKDRGMLDDTLVVWCGEFGRTPDNGMRSGGQSYGRDHNAKAMTIWFAGGGCNAGHTIGATDEIGATAVEEVHHIRDVHITLLRLLGLDDNKLTYYHAGRFKQLSQFGGNVIDKLIA; encoded by the coding sequence ATGAGTAAAACTAACCGCATCGCGTTGGCGACCCCCACTCGCCGCGAAGCAATCTTTGGGCTCGGCGCGGGACTTGGATCGGTGGCTCTGTCGTCGATCTTGCAGGGTGCTGCGCCGATTGGTGTGCATCATCCGGCAAAGGCAAAACGATGCATTTTCCTGATGATGGAAGGCGGTCCCTCTCACATCGATACGTTTGACCCCAAACCAGAACTGACCAAGCAGCATCTGCGTGCATTCACTCGCAACGGCGACATGGAGAGCGCCATGTCGTCGGGCAACCGATACTTTGTGAAGAGTCCGTTTAAGTTCGTCAAAGCGGGCGAAAGCGGAGCCGATATCTGCACCGAGTGGAAATACCTTCAGTCTCGCGTCGACGACATCTGTTTCTTTCGCGGCGGGCAAGTGGATTCCGTCAACCATCCCACTGCGTGTTACCAATTGAACACCGGTAATCAGTTCGGCGGTGATCCGGCGGTCGGCGCTTGGGTGACCTACGGCATGGGCACGTCAAACGAAAACTTGCCCGGCTTTGTCGTACTGCCACGGTCCAGCTATCCGCAGGGCGGTGCGGGAAATTGGTCAAATGGATTTCTACCCGCTGGTTTCCAAGGAACACCGCTGCGTCCCGAAGGTAGCCCGATCCTTAACCTGAATCCGCCACCGGGAACGACCGCTCTGCAGCAACGCAAAAACCTTGACCTGTTAGCCCAGCTGAACCAACAACATCTTGCCGCACATCCAGGACGCAGCGATCTTGAGGCGAGATTGTCCAGCTACGAGCTCGCATACCGCATGCAAACTGAGGTTCCCGGTGTTCTGGATCTCGAAGGCGAGACACAGAGTACGTTAGACGCCTACGGGATTGGCGGAACCAAAACAGATGCCTTTGGACGCAAGTGTTTGATGGCACGAAGGCTTGTTGAGAAAGGTGTACGCTTTGTTCAAGCCTACGCAGGTAACTGGGACAGCCACGACTACATCCAGAAAGCGCACGGTTCGTTGATCGAATCCGTCGACAAGCCAATCGCAGCACTCTTGGGCGATTTGAAGGATCGCGGCATGCTGGACGACACCCTCGTCGTGTGGTGCGGCGAGTTCGGCCGTACGCCCGACAACGGAATGCGCAGCGGTGGCCAATCGTATGGTCGTGATCATAATGCGAAGGCGATGACGATTTGGTTTGCTGGCGGCGGCTGCAACGCTGGGCATACGATCGGAGCCACCGACGAAATCGGCGCGACCGCAGTCGAAGAAGTTCATCACATTCGAGACGTGCATATCACCTTGCTGCGTCTGCTGGGGCTCGACGACAACAAACTGACGTACTACCACGCCGGCCGCTTCAAGCAGCTAAGCCAATTCGGCGGCAACGTAATCGACAAGCTGATCGCCTAA
- a CDS encoding PSD1 and planctomycete cytochrome C domain-containing protein, which produces MQKTVLAFPLVFAFAMWGLASDADEPSTADAEILFSRRISPILREKCLGCHGSEPDSIEGSLDLRSLSGLMAGGESGDPSLVPGNATDSPLFLSASRESDDWSEMPPKESERLSVEELNWLRDWIDAGAPWPDEEQIKKIQDQYAEGEQVLTSKALSDDWQFRRYEAHKLWAYRPLHVENVPENEHPVDWFINRKLLDANLAPAPSAESSKLARRISFGLTGLPPKPSETAAFLSAFADNPESAVRDFVSKLMQSPHYGEHFGTHWLDVARYADSAGFANDFSRPNAWRYRDYVVRAFNNDKPYNDFVREQIAGDEIDAKDPEKLIATGFLRMGPWEQTGMSVFKETRQQWLDDVTDSVGQAFLGHAMQCCKCHDHKFDPVPTRDYYSMMAVFSTTQLTERDAALLEVECRTGFKESDEWVTAKIDSYSRQQAELKKRVDKQRKQESGEAKVGDNGLDPGDEASLARMNKNISRHQWELDRTKPIALSVYTGNTILRKNVTAPTPLPSNPWGKGEMDPDTILAGGSVYSPADPVSPGELSAAESLGGFETQSFPGGKGKRRLALAEWIANPRNPLTARVMVNRVWSWHFGKGLAANPNNFGGTGGIPTHPELLDYLAAWFMQHDWSVKQLNELILSSDAYRRSTIHPDPKFETELDPSKHLYATFVPRRLTAEELRDAMLLASGELNRQVGGVPSRPSMNFEVAFQPRQIMGGTASVYEPDPLPQQRNRRSLYAEKLRGLRDPFLESFNQPGPDKSCELRETSTVATQALTLFNSDEVLDRAYGLAIRVVKEDLDDDGAINRAFELALGRLPSDHEKSICAKHWADATEDESKKTYEIKTYPTKINRTVMAEKTGEPYSFEEEMPAYQRYQPDVQPAKLDAKTRGLAQVCLVLFNLNEFAYLD; this is translated from the coding sequence ATGCAAAAGACCGTTTTGGCTTTCCCCCTCGTTTTTGCCTTTGCAATGTGGGGGTTGGCGTCGGACGCAGACGAACCATCCACGGCAGATGCTGAGATTCTTTTCTCGCGTCGAATTAGTCCCATTCTTCGCGAAAAGTGCCTCGGTTGTCACGGCAGCGAACCGGACTCGATCGAAGGTTCATTAGATCTTCGATCGCTGTCAGGATTAATGGCCGGTGGTGAGAGCGGCGATCCTTCGTTGGTGCCTGGCAATGCCACCGACAGTCCGCTGTTTCTCTCTGCGAGTCGGGAAAGCGATGACTGGTCCGAAATGCCGCCGAAGGAATCAGAACGGTTATCGGTCGAAGAACTCAATTGGCTTCGCGACTGGATCGACGCCGGGGCACCCTGGCCAGACGAAGAACAGATCAAGAAGATCCAGGATCAGTACGCCGAGGGTGAACAAGTGCTGACGTCGAAAGCGCTTTCAGACGATTGGCAGTTTCGTCGATATGAAGCTCATAAACTTTGGGCCTACCGCCCACTGCATGTTGAGAATGTGCCGGAGAATGAACATCCGGTGGATTGGTTCATCAACCGAAAACTCCTTGACGCAAATTTGGCACCGGCTCCATCAGCCGAATCCAGCAAACTGGCGCGAAGAATCAGTTTTGGGCTAACCGGATTACCCCCGAAGCCGTCCGAAACCGCCGCCTTTTTATCAGCCTTTGCCGACAATCCCGAATCGGCGGTGCGTGACTTCGTCAGCAAACTGATGCAGTCGCCGCACTATGGCGAACACTTTGGTACGCACTGGCTGGACGTCGCTCGCTACGCGGATTCCGCTGGCTTCGCCAACGACTTCAGCCGTCCAAACGCATGGCGGTATCGCGATTATGTGGTCCGAGCATTCAACAACGACAAGCCGTACAACGACTTTGTTCGCGAACAAATCGCTGGGGACGAGATCGATGCCAAGGATCCCGAGAAACTGATCGCAACCGGATTCCTGCGCATGGGGCCGTGGGAGCAAACGGGCATGAGCGTTTTCAAGGAAACGCGGCAGCAATGGCTCGATGACGTCACGGACTCTGTCGGCCAGGCGTTCCTCGGCCATGCGATGCAGTGCTGCAAGTGCCACGACCACAAATTCGATCCGGTCCCGACTCGCGATTATTATTCGATGATGGCTGTATTTTCCACTACGCAGCTTACCGAGCGGGACGCTGCTTTGCTTGAGGTTGAATGCCGCACGGGATTCAAAGAATCCGATGAATGGGTCACCGCAAAGATCGATTCCTATTCGCGACAACAGGCGGAACTGAAGAAGCGTGTCGACAAGCAACGAAAGCAAGAGTCTGGCGAGGCCAAGGTTGGCGACAATGGCTTGGATCCTGGTGACGAAGCGTCACTTGCGAGGATGAACAAAAACATCTCGCGTCATCAATGGGAACTGGATCGCACCAAGCCAATCGCGCTGAGCGTCTACACCGGCAACACGATTTTGCGCAAGAACGTGACTGCACCGACACCCTTACCCAGTAACCCCTGGGGCAAGGGCGAGATGGATCCGGACACCATTCTTGCCGGGGGCAGCGTCTATTCGCCCGCAGACCCTGTCAGCCCTGGCGAACTTAGCGCAGCCGAGTCACTTGGCGGTTTTGAAACGCAGTCGTTTCCCGGTGGAAAGGGAAAGCGAAGGCTGGCGCTCGCGGAATGGATTGCCAATCCAAGGAATCCGCTAACGGCGCGAGTGATGGTCAATCGCGTTTGGTCATGGCACTTTGGCAAGGGGTTAGCCGCCAACCCAAACAATTTCGGTGGCACCGGCGGTATCCCGACGCACCCCGAATTGCTTGACTATCTGGCCGCGTGGTTTATGCAGCACGATTGGTCCGTCAAGCAACTCAACGAATTGATTCTCAGCAGTGACGCCTATCGCCGAAGCACGATTCATCCGGATCCAAAGTTCGAAACCGAACTGGATCCAAGCAAGCATCTGTACGCGACCTTTGTACCGAGACGGCTTACCGCCGAAGAGCTTCGCGACGCAATGCTTCTTGCAAGTGGCGAACTGAACCGACAGGTTGGCGGCGTTCCATCGCGGCCCAGTATGAATTTTGAAGTTGCCTTTCAACCACGTCAAATCATGGGCGGAACCGCCTCGGTTTATGAACCCGATCCACTTCCCCAACAACGAAATCGGCGTAGTCTGTATGCCGAAAAACTTCGTGGCTTGCGAGATCCGTTCTTGGAGTCGTTCAATCAACCCGGTCCAGATAAGTCGTGCGAACTACGAGAAACGTCAACAGTCGCAACTCAGGCACTGACCCTCTTCAACTCGGACGAAGTGCTCGACCGAGCGTACGGATTGGCTATTCGCGTGGTCAAAGAGGATCTCGACGATGATGGTGCGATCAATCGAGCCTTCGAGTTGGCGTTAGGGCGTTTGCCAAGCGATCACGAAAAGTCGATTTGTGCCAAACACTGGGCGGATGCAACCGAAGACGAATCCAAGAAGACTTACGAAATCAAAACGTACCCGACCAAGATCAATCGCACGGTGATGGCTGAAAAGACAGGCGAGCCCTATAGCTTTGAAGAAGAGATGCCTGCCTACCAGCGTTACCAACCGGATGTTCAACCCGCCAAACTGGACGCGAAGACTCGCGGGCTTGCCCAGGTATGTCTGGTGCTTTTCAACTTGAACGAATTTGCTTACTTGGATTAG
- a CDS encoding TadG family pilus assembly protein gives MTAKTNRRRTGSAAVLVLASFTVFLLMAALSIDVGYMQLSRLELRAAADSAAKAGAESLVREDSTSAARTAAITLAAANKVGGSGLVLTNADIQFGRSERQPDGSWSFVADALPLSAVRVTASQPVSLFFGGITGSHSFSTSLQSTASFADNEICVVIDRSHSMCFDLTGNEFSYPPAIATTPDDPVIYPPDPTESRWSYLQQAVVEFVDIIEDRNSSQKIGLVSFGSEIDLSTYEGGLTGRTFPASSTDVSLGDDFAGIRSSVESRGSDVMLGGTNLSAGLQAGIDMLTEPNVTSHAKKTLVVMTDGKWNFGTDPVSLAQTAKSNDITVHTVTFLANADQADMVSVANAGGGRHYHASNGVALVEAFRELAFSLPVTLID, from the coding sequence GTGACGGCAAAAACAAACCGCCGACGAACCGGTTCGGCCGCCGTGCTGGTATTGGCATCGTTCACCGTTTTTTTGTTGATGGCGGCGTTGTCGATCGATGTCGGCTACATGCAATTGTCGCGGCTCGAATTGCGTGCGGCTGCCGACTCGGCCGCAAAAGCAGGTGCGGAATCGCTAGTCCGCGAAGACTCGACGTCGGCCGCTCGAACTGCCGCAATCACTCTCGCCGCTGCGAACAAGGTTGGTGGATCGGGACTCGTTTTGACCAACGCCGATATCCAATTTGGACGCTCGGAACGACAACCCGATGGATCATGGTCATTCGTCGCGGATGCATTGCCGTTAAGCGCAGTTCGTGTTACCGCGTCTCAGCCAGTGTCGCTGTTTTTTGGCGGGATCACCGGCAGCCACTCATTCAGCACCAGCTTGCAATCAACAGCGAGCTTTGCAGATAACGAAATTTGCGTGGTAATCGATCGCTCGCATTCCATGTGCTTTGACCTGACAGGTAATGAATTCTCGTATCCCCCTGCGATTGCGACAACGCCAGACGACCCGGTCATCTATCCGCCAGACCCAACGGAAAGCCGGTGGTCTTACTTACAGCAAGCCGTCGTCGAGTTTGTTGACATAATCGAGGATCGCAACTCGAGTCAAAAAATCGGCTTAGTGAGCTTTGGATCTGAAATTGACTTATCGACCTACGAGGGCGGACTCACTGGAAGAACTTTTCCTGCATCAAGTACTGACGTTTCCCTCGGTGACGATTTCGCTGGCATTCGATCATCCGTCGAAAGTCGTGGCAGCGATGTGATGCTTGGTGGCACAAACCTGTCCGCCGGATTGCAAGCGGGTATTGATATGTTGACCGAGCCAAACGTAACATCGCATGCGAAAAAAACGTTGGTCGTGATGACCGACGGTAAATGGAATTTCGGAACCGACCCCGTCTCGCTTGCGCAAACGGCGAAAAGTAATGATATCACGGTGCATACGGTAACTTTTCTGGCTAATGCAGACCAAGCTGATATGGTCTCAGTCGCAAACGCGGGCGGTGGGCGTCACTACCACGCCAGCAACGGTGTCGCGCTCGTCGAAGCTTTTCGCGAACTCGCTTTTAGTCTTCCCGTAACGCTGATTGATTGA
- a CDS encoding response regulator, translated as MTSEVFNVLLVEDNDDDFALAREGFRRTRVEVCLHHVTNGVECMRYLRKTEKFANSPTPDLVLLDLNMPVMDGREVLAEIAKDDSLKRLPVVVLTTSSSMVDTMISYQLGCNAYVVKPVDIHDFQQAIDRLCEFWLETVKRPCKTN; from the coding sequence ATGACGAGCGAAGTATTCAATGTCCTGCTTGTCGAAGACAATGATGATGACTTCGCACTTGCACGCGAGGGTTTTCGACGCACTCGAGTCGAAGTTTGCTTGCACCACGTGACAAACGGCGTCGAGTGCATGCGTTACTTGCGTAAGACCGAAAAATTCGCCAACTCGCCTACGCCAGATCTGGTTCTTCTGGACTTGAACATGCCGGTGATGGACGGCCGAGAAGTACTGGCCGAGATCGCCAAAGATGACAGCTTAAAGCGATTGCCGGTCGTCGTTCTAACGACGTCAAGTTCGATGGTCGATACCATGATTTCGTACCAGTTGGGATGCAACGCCTACGTCGTCAAACCGGTCGACATTCATGACTTTCAACAGGCAATTGACCGACTGTGCGAGTTCTGGCTCGAAACCGTCAAGCGTCCCTGCAAAACAAACTGA
- a CDS encoding protein kinase domain-containing protein: MTSLVSDSIVQRLRNSGQFSSVQLSLVQEELDRYFVSVAEDEWSFIELPAGTQIGDYEIASLIGEGGSGQVYRAKHRSLSNHTVALKLIKNVQSTNRFRREMELVQRLAHPNVVVSYEVGDHRGVLYIAMEEMSGPDLHKRVSISGPINWQSTIQIMIDAAHGLEHAHQRGLIHRDVKPGNLIMDGRRTKVTDLGLAVLTEDIGKPSAQAFHTRCEMAAGTPEFMAPEQALSLASATPLSDIYALGATWFFLLTGMSRIGGATLGEKISNLVKNEHVNQLSELIAPESVRCVLNRMVAHHAEDRFSSMADVATALEAIRTGKSADSPKHGIEILIVEDNQDDLFLTLEMLKRGNNSVTVHEARTLAEAVEVKHQHPAIDLVLLDLQLPDSSGIDTVRQARSEMSNVPLVVLTGQDDIIVGKACIEAGADEFACKNDLTSHLLERIIFITLSRCSHQGNTIADRHGAS, translated from the coding sequence GTGACGAGTTTGGTTTCGGATTCGATTGTTCAGCGACTGCGAAACAGTGGACAGTTTTCTTCCGTTCAATTGAGTCTCGTTCAGGAAGAACTTGATCGTTATTTCGTAAGCGTGGCAGAAGACGAATGGTCGTTCATTGAATTGCCAGCCGGCACGCAAATTGGCGACTATGAAATCGCCTCGTTGATCGGCGAAGGCGGTTCAGGTCAAGTCTACCGGGCCAAGCATCGATCGCTTTCCAATCATACGGTAGCGTTAAAGCTGATCAAAAATGTTCAATCGACCAACCGATTTCGCCGTGAAATGGAACTGGTCCAACGTCTTGCCCATCCGAACGTTGTGGTTTCGTACGAGGTCGGTGACCACCGCGGCGTGCTGTACATTGCAATGGAAGAGATGTCGGGGCCCGATCTCCACAAACGTGTCAGTATCTCCGGCCCGATCAACTGGCAGTCGACAATCCAGATAATGATCGACGCGGCTCATGGACTCGAACACGCCCATCAACGGGGGCTGATTCACCGTGACGTGAAACCTGGCAACTTGATCATGGACGGCCGGCGTACGAAGGTCACTGACTTGGGGTTGGCGGTATTGACCGAAGACATCGGCAAGCCGTCCGCTCAAGCGTTTCACACTCGATGCGAAATGGCAGCAGGAACGCCAGAATTCATGGCACCGGAACAGGCCCTATCGCTCGCGTCCGCTACCCCGCTTTCGGACATCTACGCGTTGGGCGCAACGTGGTTTTTTCTGTTGACGGGAATGTCGCGCATTGGGGGGGCGACGCTCGGCGAGAAGATCTCGAATTTAGTTAAGAACGAGCACGTCAATCAGCTGTCGGAATTGATTGCCCCCGAAAGCGTTAGATGTGTGTTGAACCGCATGGTAGCGCATCACGCCGAGGACCGCTTCTCGTCAATGGCGGATGTTGCAACTGCACTGGAAGCGATTCGGACTGGCAAGTCAGCCGACTCGCCAAAACATGGCATCGAAATACTGATCGTCGAGGACAACCAAGACGACCTGTTTTTGACGCTCGAGATGCTAAAAAGAGGGAACAATTCTGTCACGGTTCACGAAGCGCGAACACTCGCCGAAGCGGTCGAGGTAAAGCATCAGCATCCAGCAATTGACCTGGTGTTGTTGGATTTGCAGTTACCTGACAGTTCAGGGATCGACACCGTCCGTCAAGCAAGATCCGAAATGTCCAACGTTCCGCTCGTTGTACTAACCGGACAAGACGACATCATCGTCGGGAAGGCCTGCATTGAAGCAGGTGCTGACGAGTTTGCGTGTAAGAATGATCTAACCTCGCATCTGCTCGAACGAATCATCTTCATCACCCTCAGTCGATGCTCGCACCAAGGCAATACGATTGCCGATCGTCACGGTGCGTCCTGA
- a CDS encoding NAD(P)-dependent malic enzyme, with amino-acid sequence MTDFFERSLIVHEQLRGKIGVVGKMPVANRDDLSLAYTPGVARPCEVIANDQSKARELTIKRNSVAVVTDGSAVLGLGNIGPHAAIPVMEGKALLFKEFANIDAWPLCLDTQDVDEIVATVRRIAPVFGGVNLEDISAPRCFAVEQQLQDIGIPVFHDDQHGTAIVLLAALLNAAKVLGRDITQMKVVINGAGAAGTAIARLLRCVGHSPNVCIPVEDVIVCDTKGAIHSGRKDLVDYKRELLKYTNRTNRSGSLQEMLVGADVFIGVSKGNIISADDVSKMAKDSIVLAMANPVPEIMPDEARRGGAAVVGTGRSDFPNQINNVLAFPGIFRGALDACATSITEEMKLAAAHALADATVDLSLERVLPDPLDRSVAPRIAAAVAEAAKVE; translated from the coding sequence ATGACCGATTTCTTCGAACGAAGCCTCATCGTCCACGAGCAGTTGCGGGGCAAAATCGGAGTCGTTGGCAAGATGCCGGTTGCGAATCGCGATGATCTGTCGCTGGCCTACACCCCCGGTGTCGCTCGACCGTGCGAGGTGATCGCGAACGACCAAAGCAAGGCTCGCGAGCTCACAATCAAGCGGAATAGTGTCGCAGTTGTGACGGATGGCTCGGCGGTACTGGGGCTGGGCAATATCGGCCCTCACGCAGCCATCCCGGTGATGGAAGGCAAGGCGTTGTTGTTCAAAGAGTTTGCCAACATTGACGCGTGGCCGCTATGCTTGGACACTCAAGACGTTGACGAGATTGTTGCCACGGTCAGGCGGATTGCTCCTGTATTTGGGGGTGTCAACTTAGAAGACATCTCCGCACCCAGATGCTTTGCCGTTGAACAGCAGTTGCAAGACATCGGCATTCCTGTCTTTCACGATGACCAGCATGGCACTGCGATCGTTCTGTTGGCAGCACTACTAAACGCTGCCAAAGTTTTGGGCCGCGACATCACACAAATGAAAGTCGTGATCAATGGTGCAGGTGCCGCCGGTACTGCCATCGCTCGTTTGCTGCGATGCGTCGGACACAGCCCGAACGTCTGTATCCCTGTGGAAGATGTGATCGTATGTGATACCAAGGGAGCGATTCACAGTGGACGCAAAGATTTGGTGGACTACAAGCGTGAACTGTTGAAGTACACCAACCGCACGAATCGGAGCGGATCACTTCAGGAGATGCTGGTGGGAGCAGACGTTTTCATCGGCGTTAGCAAAGGAAACATCATTTCGGCAGACGACGTTTCTAAAATGGCGAAGGACTCTATCGTCTTGGCGATGGCGAACCCGGTTCCTGAGATCATGCCCGATGAAGCGCGACGTGGCGGCGCCGCGGTGGTCGGGACGGGACGCAGCGACTTTCCGAACCAGATTAACAACGTTTTGGCGTTTCCCGGAATCTTCCGTGGGGCGTTGGACGCCTGTGCGACTTCGATTACCGAAGAAATGAAACTTGCCGCAGCACATGCGTTGGCTGACGCAACCGTTGATCTGTCACTCGAGCGTGTGTTGCCCGACCCACTGGACCGTTCGGTTGCACCTCGCATCGCAGCGGCGGTTGCTGAGGCGGCGAAAGTGGAATAG
- a CDS encoding TadE family protein: MISRQKRTFQSGSRRAVAAVEFAVCLPILTLVVFGSIEMSHGIFAKQAGTAAAYEAARLATSTGGTEIAARQRADEVLNAMNIDGGTVQITPEVNATMSRGTVVTVTVQIPSELNSGGLNFIMPPRQITTSIAMVKL, encoded by the coding sequence GTGATATCCAGACAAAAACGAACGTTCCAAAGCGGATCCCGACGGGCAGTTGCTGCCGTCGAGTTCGCCGTTTGCTTACCGATCCTGACTCTTGTCGTATTCGGCTCGATCGAGATGAGTCACGGGATCTTCGCGAAACAGGCCGGCACTGCGGCTGCCTACGAAGCCGCGCGACTCGCGACTTCAACAGGCGGAACCGAAATCGCTGCGAGACAGCGTGCGGATGAAGTCTTGAATGCAATGAACATTGATGGCGGAACCGTCCAAATCACTCCGGAAGTGAACGCGACGATGAGTCGAGGCACGGTGGTTACGGTGACCGTACAGATTCCATCGGAACTGAATTCGGGTGGTTTGAATTTCATCATGCCACCGCGTCAGATCACGACGAGCATTGCAATGGTGAAGCTATGA
- a CDS encoding TadE/TadG family type IV pilus assembly protein: MNRTLRQRRGTTAIELALVIPVLFGLLFAAIDFARVQNIRDTASLAAYEGARQGILPGKSAATVREVAQENIDALGVLDAVITVTPSTITDQTPEITVSIDTPLSTNLYAYCSFFKNKTIHATCSLKRESELTGMSATGP, translated from the coding sequence ATGAATCGAACTTTGCGACAACGTCGCGGAACCACAGCGATCGAGCTAGCACTAGTGATTCCCGTTCTGTTTGGACTCTTGTTTGCCGCCATCGACTTTGCTCGTGTTCAAAACATTCGTGACACCGCATCGCTTGCTGCGTACGAAGGCGCTCGACAGGGAATCTTGCCGGGCAAGTCAGCAGCAACCGTCCGCGAGGTTGCCCAAGAAAACATCGACGCGCTCGGTGTCCTCGACGCCGTGATCACTGTGACGCCATCGACCATCACTGATCAGACTCCTGAGATCACGGTCAGCATCGACACGCCACTGTCGACAAATTTGTACGCGTACTGTTCGTTTTTCAAGAACAAAACCATCCACGCGACTTGCTCACTCAAACGCGAGTCCGAGCTGACAGGCATGTCAGCGACCGGGCCGTAA
- a CDS encoding sensor histidine kinase, translating to MNKQNSPRLFVGVAIATGIAIFAMDCWLPVGIAAPVAYIAGIYFAYLSRSYKAVLLSAVLFTVLSLVGWYVSLGEDTIWKAIENRCLSILAIWMTSFFCIRFLHELRVSQDLATELSNQREQLQRSEEQARSMVALQTADLANTNDQLELTLRGANVGLWNWNAKTGEVDYSPTFMKQLGFTDETEWTCFEDWKSSLHPDDHDSAMKRVEDYFSRITDEYKSSFRLRCRDGSYRWMLAQGRAVFDDDGAPVRMMGVHVDVTEQVYAEHELKRLNLALESANTALKESNIDLQQFAYVASHDLQTPLRAIAGFSQLLQVDYSGKLDANADGYIGRIVVGVKRMQTMINDLLAYSRVQSQASPFEEVSLDDVFVDAISLLEAQIDDTQADVTSQPLPTVNGDPAQLSQLLTNLIGNALKYHSGKPVIRVWAVRNADGWSIAVNDNGIGIAPKYHERVFEVFRRLHDQQQYPGTGIGLAVCRRIAKRHGGGIRLDSAEDRGSTFWIDIPDVIEVRDSDVRNGALGDKPDQTS from the coding sequence GTGAATAAACAAAATTCGCCTCGCCTTTTTGTCGGAGTCGCGATTGCGACTGGAATCGCAATCTTTGCGATGGACTGTTGGTTACCGGTTGGTATAGCGGCGCCGGTCGCCTACATCGCCGGCATCTATTTTGCGTATCTGTCGCGCAGTTACAAGGCTGTTCTGCTTTCCGCCGTTTTGTTTACCGTTCTATCGCTGGTCGGTTGGTACGTGTCGCTCGGCGAAGACACTATCTGGAAAGCAATCGAAAACCGCTGCTTGTCGATCCTAGCAATCTGGATGACCAGCTTTTTCTGCATACGGTTCTTGCATGAACTTCGTGTTAGTCAAGATTTAGCGACCGAGTTGTCGAACCAACGCGAACAACTTCAGCGAAGCGAAGAGCAGGCGCGATCGATGGTTGCGCTCCAAACCGCGGACCTAGCCAACACGAACGATCAACTTGAACTGACACTGAGGGGAGCCAACGTTGGTCTGTGGAATTGGAACGCAAAGACGGGGGAAGTCGATTACTCGCCGACATTCATGAAGCAACTCGGCTTCACGGACGAGACGGAGTGGACGTGCTTCGAAGATTGGAAATCGAGCTTGCACCCCGATGATCACGACAGCGCGATGAAGCGAGTTGAAGACTATTTTTCTCGTATCACCGACGAATACAAGTCGTCGTTTCGGTTGCGGTGCCGTGATGGCTCTTATCGCTGGATGCTTGCACAAGGTCGCGCGGTTTTCGATGACGACGGAGCTCCGGTTCGGATGATGGGTGTTCATGTCGACGTGACCGAGCAGGTCTATGCAGAGCATGAACTGAAGCGACTAAATCTTGCTCTCGAAAGTGCCAACACGGCGCTTAAAGAAAGCAATATTGATCTGCAGCAATTTGCCTACGTTGCGTCGCACGATCTGCAAACTCCGCTACGCGCGATCGCGGGATTTTCGCAGTTGCTACAAGTCGACTACAGCGGCAAGCTAGATGCAAACGCTGACGGCTACATCGGCAGGATCGTTGTGGGGGTCAAGCGGATGCAGACGATGATCAACGACTTGTTGGCATACTCGCGAGTCCAATCACAAGCGTCTCCCTTCGAGGAGGTTTCACTGGATGATGTCTTTGTCGACGCGATTTCACTCCTGGAAGCTCAAATTGACGACACCCAGGCTGATGTGACTTCCCAACCCCTTCCGACTGTCAACGGCGACCCTGCCCAGCTTTCTCAGTTGCTTACCAACTTGATCGGAAATGCTCTCAAATACCACAGTGGGAAACCAGTCATCCGTGTCTGGGCAGTTCGAAATGCCGACGGTTGGTCCATTGCGGTCAATGACAACGGAATCGGGATTGCACCCAAATATCACGAGCGAGTGTTTGAGGTGTTCCGCCGACTGCACGATCAACAGCAGTATCCGGGAACCGGAATCGGACTTGCCGTTTGCCGACGAATCGCAAAACGACACGGTGGCGGAATCCGACTCGACTCTGCCGAAGATCGTGGTAGCACATTCTGGATCGACATTCCCGATGTGATTGAGGTGCGTGATTCTGATGTTCGAAACGGTGCTCTGGGGGACAAACCTGACCAGACCTCTTAA